TCGAAGCAGCTGACGATCAGTCAACTGACCTGCTGTGCAGGGTGGTTCCGCGCGCGCCTCCTTGATCGGTCCCGACCGGGCGGATCCCCGTCCGCCCGGTCTCCGGCCGATCCCTTCGGTCGAAGTCCTAGGAGTTCACTGTGAGACGTTCCCCCCACAAGGCTGTCGCCGCATGTGCGCTGATAGCCGGCGCCGCGATGGTCGCCTCCGCACTGCCCGCCACGGCCGCCTCCGCCACCACCACCGCCGGCGCAGGCGCCCGGACACCGGGCCAGGCCGCCGCCGTCAGCCCGGCACCTCGCGCCGGCGCGCTGGAGGTCGAGCTCACCTCGGCCCAGCACGCGGCGCTGCTGGCCGACGCACAGGCACACCGCGCCACCACGGCCCGCGCCCTGGGCCTGGACACCCAGGAGCAGTTGCTGCCGAAGTCCGTCCTGAAGGACGCCGACGGCACGCTCCACACCCGCTACGAGCGCACCTTCGCCGGCCTGCCGGTCCTCGGCGGAGACCTGGTCGTGCACACGGCCGCCGGCGGTGCCGTCAAGGGCGTCACCAAGGCCACCCGGGCGACGGTCTCCGTCGCCTCCACCACCGAGGCCAAGACGGCCGATTCGGCGAAGTCCTTCGCGGTCGGGCGCGCCCGGGCCGAAGGCGCCACGTCCCCGAAGGCCGACTCGGTCCGCAAGGTCGTCTGGGCCGCGACCGGCAGCCCCACCCTGGCCTGGGAGACCGTCGTCGGCGGGCTGCAGCACGACAAGACCCCTTCCGAACTGCACGTCGTCACCGACGCGAAGACCGGAGCCAAGCTGTTCGAGTACCAGGCCGTCAAGAACGGCATCGGCAACAGCCAGTACTCCGGCCAGGTCACCCTCAACACCTCGGGGTCCGCCGGCAACTACAGCCTGATCGACAGCACCCGCAGCGGCCACAAGGTCACCGACCTCGACCACGCCACGGACGACCCCTTCGGCGGCAACATCCCCGTCGGCACGACGTACACCGACTCCGACGACGTCTGGGGGACCGGCGCGGGCGCCAACGGGCAGACCGCCGCCGTGGACGCGGCGTACGGCGCACAGCTGACGTGGGACTACTACAAGAACGTCCATGCCCGCACGGGCATTCGCAACGACGGCGTCGCCGCGTACTCCCGCGTCCACTACGACAACATCTACCGCAACGCGTTCTGGTGGGACGCCTGCTTCTGCATGACCTACGGTGACGGCTACTACAACACGAGCGCGCTCACCTCGATCGACGTCGCGGCGCACGAGATGACGCACGGCGTCACCTCCAACACCGCCCACCTGGTCTACAGCGGCGAGGCCGGCGGCCTGAACGAGGCCACCTCCGACATCCTGGCCACCGCCGCGGAGTTCTGGGCGAACAACTCCTCCGACGTCGGTGACTACATGATCGGGGAGAAGATCAACTACGACCTCGACGGCAAGCCGCTGCGGTACATGGACCAGCCGTCCAAGGACGGCGGGTCCAAGGACTCCTGGTACTCCGGTATCGGCAACATCGACGTCCACTTGTCCTCCGGCCCGGCCAACCACTGGTTCTACCTGGCCTCCGAGGGCAACGGCGCCAAGACGGTCAACGGTGTCGGCTACAACAGCCCCACCTCCGACGGCCTGCCGGTCAATCCGATCGGCCGCGACGCCGCCGCGAAGATCTGGTACCGGGCGCTGACCACCTACATGACCAGCAACACCGACTACGCCGGCGCCCGCGCCGCCACCCTCCAGGCCGCCGCCGACCTGTACGGGGCGAGCAGTCCCACCTACAAGAACGCGGCCAACGCGTGGGCCGCGGTCAACGTCGGCCCCCGCATCACCCAGGGCGTGACGCTCACCAACCCCGGCAACCAGGTCTCCGCGACCGGCACGGCGGTGAGCCTGCAGGTCCAGGCCACCAGCAGCAACGCCGGGGCGATGACCTACACGGCCACCGGCCTGCCCGCCGGCCTGAGTCTCAACACCTCCACCGGCAAGATCACCGGGACCCCCACCACGGCCGGCACCACCACCGTCACGCTCACCGTCACGGACGCCACCGGCGCCTACGACGTCGTCTCGTTCTCCTGGCTCACCTACTCCGGCGCCTGCACCACGACGCAGCTGCTCGGCAACGCGGGCTTCGAGTCCGGCAACACCGCGTGGACCACGACCGGTAGCGGCCCGGTCATCACCAACGACACCTCCTGGCTGCCCACGCGCACCGGCACCTGGAAGTCGCTGGTGGGCGGCAACGGTTCCACGGCCTCCGACACGCTGACGCAGACGGTGTCCGTGCCCTACGGCTGCAAGGCCACGGTCAGCTTCTGGATGCGCATCGTCACCAACGAGGGCACCACGTCCATCCCGTACGACAAGATGACCGTCACGGCCAACGGCACCACCCTGGCCACGTACTCCAACCTGGACAAGAGCACCGGCTACGTCCAGAAGACGGTCGACCTCGCCCCGGTCGCAGGACAGAACGTCACCCTGACCTTCAAGAGCGCGGAGGACGGGTCCATCCCGACCTACTTCCTGATCGACGACACCGCGTTCACCGTCCACAGCTGACCCACGCCGGGAGCGGGCGGGCCGACGGCCGCCGCCCGCTCCCGGCGACCCTCACACCGTCGAAGCCGCCTGCCGGGCCGCGGTCACGGCGGGAAGGGGGACGTGCCGAAAAGGGAGTCGAGCACCTCGCCCCCATGGCCGACGACGAGACAGTCCGCGGCCACCGGTCCCCGCGCAAGCTCCGCGAGCCGGGCCAGGGCCGCCGCTTCGGAGGGAAGCTCGGCCGGGTCGAGACCCAGCGCCCGGGCCGCGCGGTCGCGTCGCTGGTCGAGATCGGGCAGGTCCTCCCGCAACTCATCGGCAACCGAACGGAGTTCTTCGGCGGTCTTGCCGGGAGCGTCCCGCCACCACGGCGCCACGAGACACAACCGCACCAGCTCCGGCAGCCCGAGCGCGAGCAGGTCGGCCTCGCCGTCGAGGCTTACGTACACCACCGGGCGTTCCTCTCCGCCTTCGCCCACGAAACAGAAGGCGTCCCCCGAGCCCGAACGCGCGAACTGGTCGAGGCTCGCCCCGGAGGCGAGCCGGACTCCGGCCTCCAGCGTGTGGGCGGCGGGGTTCGTCGCGTCGAAGTCCGCCACTTCGGCGAAAAACGCGATGCACCGCCGGTCGGCGCCCAGGAGGGGCAGCATCGCGCCCGGCGCATCGGGGCCGGCCGCCGCGTTCGATCCGCTCACTCTGCCACTGTAAGCCTGGCCCCGGCAGCGGGCAGGCCAGCGCAAGACAGAGCCAGGCTTGCTCAGTGCTGCTCACAGGAGCTATAAGTACTCCATAATCGAGCACTGTTCATGCAAGAAACGGATCGGTTCATGAACGTCATCGCTCTGGAGGTCGGCGGGGCGCACATCAAGGGCTGTGTCCTCGGCCCCGACGGGGTCCTGCGGGAACGGGAGCGCTGGTTCACCCGCCCCGAGCGAGGACCGGACGCCGTCCTCGAGACCGTGCTCGAATCCGCCGCCACCCTTGCCCACCGCGGCCGCGCGGTGGCGGCGGGGATCGTGGTGCCCGGCGTCGTCGACGACACGGCCGGAAGCGCGGTTCTCGCCGGTGCACTGGGATGGCGGGGCATGCCGGTGCGGGACTGGGTGGCCGAGCATCTCGACATGCCCGTGGCCTTCGGCCATGACGTGCGCGCCGGCGGACTCGCCGAAGCCCGCCTCGGCGCCGGCCGCGCCAGCCGGAACTTCCTGTTCGTCTCCATCGGCACGGGAATCGCCGCCGCGTGGATGCTCGACGGTCAGGTGGTACCGGGGAGTCGAGGCGGAGGAGGCGAACTCGGCCACCTCGTGGTCCGACCCGGCGGCGCACTCTGCCACTGCGGTGGGCGAGGTTGCCTGGAGACCGTCGCCTCCTCCGCCGCGCTCGCTCACCGGTACTCCCGGCTCACGAAATGGCGTGGCGTCGGAGCGGGCGAGCTCTACCACCGCGCCGACTCGGGCGATGCCGTCGCCCGCGCCGTCTGCGCGGAGGCCATGGAGGTTCTGGCAGCCACCCTCGCGACAGTCGTCACTCTGTACGCTCCCGAGCTCCTGGTCATCGGCGGCGAACTGGGGAGCGCCGGCGGGGGACGCCTCGCACCGCTACGGGACGCCTTGGCCCGGCGGCTGACCTTCCAGGCCATGCCCGAGGTGCTGCCCGCCGCCTTCGGGGATCGCTCGGGGTGCATGGGAGCGGCCCTCCTCGCCCAGGATCTTCAGCGCGAGGCCGCTGCCGCCTGACGGCCGCGGCAGGGCGCGGCTCGCGCTCCCTACTCGCCGCGCGCCTGCTCCGCCATGAAGGCGTCATCGGCGATCTTCCGCAGGGCTTTCGCGGGGCTTCCCTTGTCGGTCATCGCGCTGCCGATGGTCCGTTTGGTGCTGTCTCCCACGGCTGCCCATGACGTCTTGCCCACGGGAGGCAGGACCGACGTCGGCAGCTCGTGCAGGAACTCGCGGAGGTCCCGGTGCCGAGGGTCCGCCTCCAGCTGCTGGGTGACCGAGACGGTCACCGGCAGCAGGTTGTTGCGCACCGCGAACTCACGGACGTTCTCGTCGCTGAAGACGAAGTCGAGGAAGCTTCCGATCTCCTCGCGGTGTCCGTCGTGCTTGAACGCCATGATCCAGTCGACCACCGCGGGCGCGGAGTGGGACTCGCCGTCCCGGCCGGGCACGGCCACCTTGCCGACCTTGATGCCCGCGGCCAGCGCCGGCTGGAGCAGCGAGGGGTGTCCGTTGACCATGCCCACCTCGCCGCGTACGAACGCCGCGTAGGCGTCCTTGCGATCGAGGCGTTCGGGTGGGACGGGACCCGTGAGCCCCGTCTTCACGAGGTTCTCCTTGACCCAGTTCAGGCTGTCGATGTTCTTCTGTGAGTCGATCTCGTAGGAGCCGTTCAATCCGGTGTAGCCACCGCCCGCTCCGAGCATCCAGGCCATCGCCTCGATCTGTGCCTCCTCGGGTCCCAGCGGCACCGCCACCGGGTAGGCGATTCCGGTGCGGCTCTTCAACTGCTGTGCCGCGTCCTTCAGTTCGTCCCACGTGGTGGGGGGCTTGTCGATGCCCGCCTGGGCGAACGCCTTCTCGTTGTAGAAGAGCAGCCTCGTCGAGGACGTGAACGGCATGCCGTACTGCTTCCCTCGGTACCGCCCCTCTTCGGCGAGCGCCGGCAGGAAGTTCGCCTCCACGGGAATCGAGAGCAGGTCGTCGACGCGGTAGAGGTCGCCCTGCTCGGCGAACTCGGCGTAGGAGGCGATCTGCGCCATGTCGGGCGCCTTACCGGCCTTGACCATGTCCGCCACCTGGCGGTCGATGTGGTCCCAGGACACGATCTCCACTTCGATGGTGATCCCGGGGTGGGCGGCCTCGTAGGCACGGACGAGTTCTGCCCAGTACCGCTCGGTGCTGTCGGACCGGCCGGCCGCCACCTCGTAGTCGGCGGCCACCAGCCGCAGTGTGACTTCTTCGGAGGTGTCCGCGCAGCCTGCCGACGATACGCAGAGCACGAGAGCGGCAGCGGCTGCGGTCAGGGCGTGTCGTTGCTTGAACACGGGTTCTTCCCTTTGCTGTGCGCCACGGAAAGGCCCGCTCCCCTGCCGGTTGTCGGGCGTACGGCAGGGGGCGGGCCGGCGACGGGTTACTTGACGGAGCCGGCGGTCAGGCCGGAGACGACCTTGCGCTCGATGAGCGCGAAGAGGATGACCACGGGCACGATGGCGATGACCGAGCCGGCGAACAAGTAGTTCCACTGGACGGTGTAGTTGCCGATGAAGCTGTTGATGCCCACCGTGAGGGGCTGGTTCTCCGGCACGGTGGAGAGCGTCAGGCCCATGACGAACTCGTTCCACGCGGCGATGAAGGTGAAGATCATCGCGGTGACGACGCCGGGCATCGCCAGGGGCAGGGTGATCCGCAGGAGCGCGCCTCCCCGCCCGAGGCCGTCGATCATGGCTGCTTCTTCGAGTGCCTCCGGGATCGAGGAGAAGTACGCGGTGAGGATCCAGATCGCGAAGGCCAGGTTGAAGGCCCCGTTGCAGAGGATCAGGGTCCAGACCGAGTTGAGCATGTCCAGCTGGTAGAACTCGCGGTAGAGGCCGACCAGCAGCGACGTCGGCTGGAACATCTGGGTGATGAGCACCAGCAGCAGGAAGAGCTTGCGGCCGCGGAACTTCATGCGGGCGGTGTAGTACGCGGCGGGGATGGCCACAAGGAGGACGAGCAGGGTCGATCCGGCGGAGACCAGCAGGGTGACGCGGAGGTTGTCCCACAGGTGGGATTCGCGCCATACGTCGATGAAGTTCGCCCATTCGAACTCGCTCGGGAGGTAGGTGGCGTCCCTCAGTTCGTGAGCCGGCCGGAGCGCGGTGACGACCATCTCCAGGTACGGGAAGAGGAATACCGCGGCCAGGAGCCACGCGGCCGCCGTGATCAGCAGGGTGCGGGGCGAGACGGCCCGCGGGCGCCGGGCCCGCGCGGGCGTGGAGGGGGTCTCCGGGTCGAGCCGGGGTGCGGTGGAGCGTCCGACGGTGAGGGTGCGTTGGGTCATCGGTTCTCCTCCTGGTTCCAGCCGCTGGCCTTGAGGAAGAGGACGACCATGACCACGACGAGGGCGAAGTTGACGACGGACATCGCCGCGGACTGGCCGATGTCGGCGTTCTTGAGCTGGTACATGAAGACCGTGGTGGTGGCGGTGTCGCTGTCCGGGCCTCCGCGGGTCATGCTCCAGATGATGGGGAACGAGTTGAAGACGTTGATCAGGTTGATCACCATGCCGACGAGCAGCGCCGGGCGCAGCAGCGGCAGAGTGATGCGCAGGTAGGTCTGCCAGGTGTTCGTCCCGTCGACCTTGGCGGCCTCGTAGACCTCGGTGGGGATGGTCTGGAGTCCGGCGAGCAGGGTGTACGTGGTGAACGGCAGCGAGACGAAGACGGCCACGAACATCATCCACGGCCAGGCGGTGGACGGGTCGCCCAGCCAGTCTTCGGGGCTGTCGATGAGGCCGAGATCCGTCATGACGGTGTTGAGGACGCCGGCGGTCTGGTTCAGCATCCACTTGAAGCCGATCGCGGTCATGACCAGGGAGGCGGCCCATGGTGCGATGAGCGCCCAGCGGGTGACGCGGCGGCCGGGGAACCTCTGGTTGAACAGCTGGGCCAGGGCCAGGGAGATCACCATCGTCGTGGTGACCACGATCAGGGTCCACATGACGGTGGAGACGATGACCGAGGGAAGCGCCGGGTCCTCGAACAGCTGCTTGTACTTGTCGGTTCCGGCGGAGCCGCGGACGAAGCCGCTGCTGCTGATCTTCAGGAACGACGTCCGGACCATCTCGTAGACGGGCCAGAGGACGACCAGGACGATGAGCAGGGCCGCGGGTCCGATCCAGGGCAGTGGCCCGAGGCGGGCCAGGCCGCCCGGGCCCTTGCGGGCGGGGCGGGTGGCGGATGAGGTGGGGGACACGAGGGTGCCTTCCGTGAGGGTGCGCGGGGCCTACTGGTCGGCGACCGCGGCCTCGGCCTTCTTCTGGAGCTCGCCCAGCACCTTCGCGGGGTCGTTCACGGCGGTCCCGCCGCTCTTCTTGATCTCGGCGGAGACGGCGTCCCAGGTGGTGTCGCCCAGCGGATAGAAGACGGCGTTCGGCAGCAGGGCGAAGAAGGGCTCGAGGTCCTTGTGCTTCCCGTTGGCGGTCATCTCCTGGAGCGTGTCCTTGGTGACCGGCATGAGGTTGTACGTCTCGTCGAACTTCAGCGTGTTCTCCTTGGAGTACGCGAAGTCGAGGAACTTGCGGACCTCTTCCTTGTGGCCGCCGTCCTTGAAGGCCATCATCCAGTCGGCGACGCCGAGTGTGGACGTCAGCGCTCCGGACTTGCCGGGGATGGGCGCGACTCCGTAGTCGACCTTTCCGTCCTTGGACATCTGGATCAGCGAGGGATGACCGTTGAGCATGGCGGTCTTGCCGGCCGCGAAGTCGGCGAACGCGGTCTTGCGGTCGGTGGTGGCGGGGTTGGCGTAGGTCAGGCCGGGCTCGACGAGGTTCGTCTTCAGCCAGGAGAACGCCCCGATGTTGGCCTGGGCGTCGAGCGTGTAGGCGCCCTTGGCGTCCGTGTAGCCGCCGCCGTTGCCGAGGTCCCAGATCAGGGATTCGCCCTGGGCCTCCTCGGGGCCGAGGGGAAGGGCGTACGGGGTGACACCGGGAACCTTGGTCTTGATCTTCTGTGCGGCGGCCTTCAGCTCGTCCCAGGTCTTGGGTGCCTCGGTGATGCCGGCCTTGGTGAACAGCGTCTTGTTGTAGAAGAAGGCGCGGGCCGAGGAGACGAAGGGTATGCCGTACTGCGTGCCGTCGACTTCTCCGGCCTTGGCGAAGCTGTCGATGAGGTTCTTCCGGGTGGACTCCGACAGCACCTCGTCGGTCTTGTACAGGAGGTCGTCGGCGACCTTGTCGGCGTAGCCGCCCGTCTGGAGGACGTCCGGCATGTTGCCGCTCTGGATCATCGTCTTCACCTGGGCGTCGATGTCGTTCCAGTTGATGACCTGGACGTCGACCTTGATCTTCGGGTTGGCGGCGGTGAAGCGCTGTGCCACGTCGTTCCAGTACGCCGTCGAGCTGTTCGACGCCTTGTCCCCGTAGTCCGCGGCGACGAGCTTCAGGGTCACCTCGCCGTTCTTCGAGCCGCCGCCGTCCTTGGCGCCACCGCAGGCCGTGAGGGTGAGCGCACCTACGGTGCAGGCCACCACGAGAATCCGCTTGTTCATCGTCAGTACCGCCTTTGTATCTGCCGACCGTCGGACGATGCGGCCGGTGGGGTGCAGGAACGACAGCAGCTCGGAGCGTGCATGAACCTGGGTATTCCTCCAGGCTTTCGCTCAGTAACGAGCATCTGCTGTGGGCAAAGTAAACACGATGACAGCGCTTCCCTACCAGAGGCCGTTACGCGAACGATGCCGAATCGCCCAGATGTCGGGCGTTCGACGCCCTGGCGAAGGAGGTGGCACTCATCAGACGACTCAACCCCCACAACCGCAAGGGGAGATGGAAGAAGAGTGAGTAAACGGTCGATGAAATCCGAAACCGGACAGAACTCTGCCCCCATGCATCCCGGGGCGCATGGGGGCAGAGTTCTTGCCGGGTGAGAGCTTTCAGACGGTGACCACGTCGATGCCGGCCTCGGTGAGCCTGGCCACCATGTCCGGTGCGATCTCGGAGTCGATGACGAGGGAGTCGACGCGGTCGAGCCCGCAGATCCTGGCGAAGGCGCGCTTGCCCATCTTGGAGGAGTCGGTCACCAGGACGACCCTGCGGGCGCGCTCCGCGAAGAGCCTGCTGATACCGGCCTCGTCCTCCTGGTGTGTCATGATCCCCAGCTTCGGGTCGACGCCGTCGACGCCCAGGACCGCGACGTCCAGCACCACTTCGTTCAGCACTCCCGCCGTCAGCGGCCCCACCAGCTCGTAGGTCTGCGGCCGCGCCACACCACCGGTCACCACGATCTTGAACTGGGGGCGGACCGCCAGCTCGCCGGCGATGTTCAGCGCGTTGGTGACCACGGTGTACATGGGGCCGGACTGCCCGTCTCCGGACTCGCCCGCGGGTCCGCCCGCGCGCAGGGCCAGCGCGCGGGCCACCTCGGTGGTCGTCGTCCCTCCGTTGAGACCGATGACATCCCCCACGGTCAACAGGTCCGCCACCGCCCTGGCGATGCGCTGCTTCTCGGAGGCCCTGCGGGAGGACTTGTAGCGCAACGGGAGCTCGTAGGACACACCGTGCGCGATCGCTCCGCCGCGGGTACGGACGAGGAGTCGCTGCTCGGCGAGCTCGTCGAGGTCACGGCGAAGGGTGGCGGGCGACACATCGACGGCGGCGGCGGCCTGCTCCACGTCCAGCTTGCCGTCGACCGCCAGCAACTCGAGCAACCTGCTCCACCGCTCCTGCTTGGACATGCGTCGCAACCCTTCCCTGCCCCCGAGACGTCCGAACCGCGCACCCGAGCCGGCGCTCCGACCCGCCCGGTACAGGGCCGTCAGACCGCTGCGGCCTGCGCGAAGTTGATCGTAGCGCGACAACATCGAGCATCACGGTGGACCGGTCGCCACCCCACGCCACGAGCACGTCCGCCGCACACCGACGCCTGAGCGGACCCGCGCAGCGCCTTCTCCGAGCATCTGGACTGATTGAATCTGTTCGTTTTATGCTCACAGAGCGCATAAGCAATCACTTTGAATGGTCTTCACCTATGGATGTCAGTACCTCAGGCGCCTCGCCCCCGGGTGACCCCTCCGCGTGTGTGCTCGCTCTCGACGTCGGCGGGACCGTGATGAAGGGCGCGGTGCTGGACCCCGTCATGCGTCCGGTCGCGTCACTGCGCCGCCCGACCCCGCGTTCCGAAGGACCGGACGCCGTGGTCGACGCCATCGCCGGAACCCTGCTCGACCTGGGGCGACTGGCCGCAGAGCGGGAACTGCGGGTCGAACACGCCGGTGTGGTGGTCCCGGGCATCGTCGACGAAGGCCTGCAGAGGGCGGTGTGGTCGGCCAACATCGGCTGGCGCGACCTCCCGCTCGCCGCAGCTCTCGCCACGCGCACGGGCCTCCCCGTGGCACTCGGGCACGACGTCCGGGCGGGCGGCGCGGCAGAGTGCGCCCTCGGCGCGGCACGAGGTGCTCGGAACGTTCTCTTCGTCGCCGTGGGAACGGGCATCGCCGCGGCACTGAGCGTCGACGGCCGGCCGGTCCGTGCGGGCGGATTCGCGGGAGAGATCGGGCATGTGAGGGTGCGCGGGGGTACGGCCTGCCCCTGTGGGGGCGTCGGCTGTCTGGAGACCGTGGCGTCGGCACGCGCCGTCGCGAGCGCCTACACGGCACGGAGCGGACGCCCGGCCGGCGGCGCCGCGGACGTCGCCGCGCGTCTTCGGGCCGGCGACCCCGTCGCCCGGGCCGTCTGGGACGAGGCCGTCGAGGGGCTGGCCGAGGCGCTGGCCGTGGTCACCTCTCTGGTCGCCCCCGAACTCGTCGTCCTCGGCGGTGGCCTCGCCGAAGCCGGTGGGCTCCTGCTCGATCCCGTACGGGACAGCCTGGACGCACAACTCACCTTCCAGCGCCGACCGGTTCTGGTCCGGGCCGGCCTCGGGGACCACGCGGGCTGCCTGGGCGCCGGCCTGACCGCCTGGCAGGCGGCCGGCCACCACGCGACCACCCCTTTCACAGGAGTACCCACAGCATGATCGTCACCGTCACGCTCAACGCCGCCCTCGACGTCACCTGGGAGGTCGCCGGTCTGCGGCCTCGCGCGTCGCATCGTGTCCTCGCGGCGCACGAACGGGCCGGAGGGAAGGGGATCAACGTCGCCCGGGTGCTCACCTTCCTCGGGCACGCGCCGGTCGTCACCGGCCTGGCGGGGGGACCGACCGGACGCATGATCCACGACGATCTACGGGAAGCCGGGCTGCATTCCTGCTTCGTCTCCGTGGCGGGCGAGTCCCGGCGTACGGTCACCGTCGTCTCGCGCAACGACGGTGACGCCACCGTGTTCAACGGGCTGGGTCCGGTGGTGACCGCCGGGGAATGGGCGGCCTTCGTCCGGCACTTCGCGAGCGTGGTTCGAGGCGCGAGGGTGGTCGTCCTCAGCGGAAGCACTCCCCCGGGGCTGCCGCCGGACGCCTATGCGGTGCTGATCCGGGCGGCGGCCGAAGCGGGGGCTCTGACCGTCCTGGACACCTCGGGACCCGCCCTGACCGCCGCTCTGGAGGCGGGGCCGGATGTGATCAAGCCCAATGCCGCCGAGCTCACGGAGGTGACCGGATGCGGTGATCCGGCGGCGGCCGTCGCGGAACTGCGGCGCCGCGGCGCGCGGACGGTGGTGGCATCGGCGGGCCCGGACGGTCTGCGGGCCGTCACGCCGAACAGGGTGTGGCAGGCCGCGCCTCCCCTGCTGCTCTCGGGCAATCCGACGGGCGCGGGAGACGCCTGCGTCGCCGCGATCGCGTCCGGCCTCGCCGCCCGCGCGGCCTGGCCGGACATCCTGCGCGAGGCGGTGGCCCTCTCGGCCGCGGCCGTACCCTGCGCGGTCGCGGGAGAGGTCGACGCCTCGGTCTACTCACAGTTCCGACAAGAGGTCCGCGTGGACGAACTCTCCCCGCCATCCAGCCGCTAGCGCCGTCGGATCACGTGCCCGGCATCGCGTGAAGCCGCCGTCCTCCGAGCATCCGTCGACGCCTCCGGCGTGCCCCCGAGCCTGAACACCCCGACCTACGACTCCCGAGGAATCGCATGACCACCTTCGAGACTTCCCGTACCTCCGTCGAGATCGACTCCCAGCCGGACACCTGGCGCCGTGCCGCCGAGGCGGTCGCCTCCTTCTCCGACGCCCTGCCGCGCCGGGGTGAGCGCGTCGCCGTCGTCGGCTG
This is a stretch of genomic DNA from Streptomyces sp. R44. It encodes these proteins:
- a CDS encoding DeoR/GlpR family DNA-binding transcription regulator codes for the protein MSKQERWSRLLELLAVDGKLDVEQAAAAVDVSPATLRRDLDELAEQRLLVRTRGGAIAHGVSYELPLRYKSSRRASEKQRIARAVADLLTVGDVIGLNGGTTTTEVARALALRAGGPAGESGDGQSGPMYTVVTNALNIAGELAVRPQFKIVVTGGVARPQTYELVGPLTAGVLNEVVLDVAVLGVDGVDPKLGIMTHQEDEAGISRLFAERARRVVLVTDSSKMGKRAFARICGLDRVDSLVIDSEIAPDMVARLTEAGIDVVTV
- a CDS encoding carbohydrate ABC transporter permease, with amino-acid sequence MTQRTLTVGRSTAPRLDPETPSTPARARRPRAVSPRTLLITAAAWLLAAVFLFPYLEMVVTALRPAHELRDATYLPSEFEWANFIDVWRESHLWDNLRVTLLVSAGSTLLVLLVAIPAAYYTARMKFRGRKLFLLLVLITQMFQPTSLLVGLYREFYQLDMLNSVWTLILCNGAFNLAFAIWILTAYFSSIPEALEEAAMIDGLGRGGALLRITLPLAMPGVVTAMIFTFIAAWNEFVMGLTLSTVPENQPLTVGINSFIGNYTVQWNYLFAGSVIAIVPVVILFALIERKVVSGLTAGSVK
- a CDS encoding ROK family protein, translated to MNVIALEVGGAHIKGCVLGPDGVLRERERWFTRPERGPDAVLETVLESAATLAHRGRAVAAGIVVPGVVDDTAGSAVLAGALGWRGMPVRDWVAEHLDMPVAFGHDVRAGGLAEARLGAGRASRNFLFVSIGTGIAAAWMLDGQVVPGSRGGGGELGHLVVRPGGALCHCGGRGCLETVASSAALAHRYSRLTKWRGVGAGELYHRADSGDAVARAVCAEAMEVLAATLATVVTLYAPELLVIGGELGSAGGGRLAPLRDALARRLTFQAMPEVLPAAFGDRSGCMGAALLAQDLQREAAAA
- a CDS encoding M4 family metallopeptidase, whose product is MRRSPHKAVAACALIAGAAMVASALPATAASATTTAGAGARTPGQAAAVSPAPRAGALEVELTSAQHAALLADAQAHRATTARALGLDTQEQLLPKSVLKDADGTLHTRYERTFAGLPVLGGDLVVHTAAGGAVKGVTKATRATVSVASTTEAKTADSAKSFAVGRARAEGATSPKADSVRKVVWAATGSPTLAWETVVGGLQHDKTPSELHVVTDAKTGAKLFEYQAVKNGIGNSQYSGQVTLNTSGSAGNYSLIDSTRSGHKVTDLDHATDDPFGGNIPVGTTYTDSDDVWGTGAGANGQTAAVDAAYGAQLTWDYYKNVHARTGIRNDGVAAYSRVHYDNIYRNAFWWDACFCMTYGDGYYNTSALTSIDVAAHEMTHGVTSNTAHLVYSGEAGGLNEATSDILATAAEFWANNSSDVGDYMIGEKINYDLDGKPLRYMDQPSKDGGSKDSWYSGIGNIDVHLSSGPANHWFYLASEGNGAKTVNGVGYNSPTSDGLPVNPIGRDAAAKIWYRALTTYMTSNTDYAGARAATLQAAADLYGASSPTYKNAANAWAAVNVGPRITQGVTLTNPGNQVSATGTAVSLQVQATSSNAGAMTYTATGLPAGLSLNTSTGKITGTPTTAGTTTVTLTVTDATGAYDVVSFSWLTYSGACTTTQLLGNAGFESGNTAWTTTGSGPVITNDTSWLPTRTGTWKSLVGGNGSTASDTLTQTVSVPYGCKATVSFWMRIVTNEGTTSIPYDKMTVTANGTTLATYSNLDKSTGYVQKTVDLAPVAGQNVTLTFKSAEDGSIPTYFLIDDTAFTVHS
- a CDS encoding extracellular solute-binding protein, which codes for MNKRILVVACTVGALTLTACGGAKDGGGSKNGEVTLKLVAADYGDKASNSSTAYWNDVAQRFTAANPKIKVDVQVINWNDIDAQVKTMIQSGNMPDVLQTGGYADKVADDLLYKTDEVLSESTRKNLIDSFAKAGEVDGTQYGIPFVSSARAFFYNKTLFTKAGITEAPKTWDELKAAAQKIKTKVPGVTPYALPLGPEEAQGESLIWDLGNGGGYTDAKGAYTLDAQANIGAFSWLKTNLVEPGLTYANPATTDRKTAFADFAAGKTAMLNGHPSLIQMSKDGKVDYGVAPIPGKSGALTSTLGVADWMMAFKDGGHKEEVRKFLDFAYSKENTLKFDETYNLMPVTKDTLQEMTANGKHKDLEPFFALLPNAVFYPLGDTTWDAVSAEIKKSGGTAVNDPAKVLGELQKKAEAAVADQ
- a CDS encoding carbohydrate ABC transporter permease yields the protein MSPTSSATRPARKGPGGLARLGPLPWIGPAALLIVLVVLWPVYEMVRTSFLKISSSGFVRGSAGTDKYKQLFEDPALPSVIVSTVMWTLIVVTTTMVISLALAQLFNQRFPGRRVTRWALIAPWAASLVMTAIGFKWMLNQTAGVLNTVMTDLGLIDSPEDWLGDPSTAWPWMMFVAVFVSLPFTTYTLLAGLQTIPTEVYEAAKVDGTNTWQTYLRITLPLLRPALLVGMVINLINVFNSFPIIWSMTRGGPDSDTATTTVFMYQLKNADIGQSAAMSVVNFALVVVMVVLFLKASGWNQEENR
- a CDS encoding extracellular solute-binding protein, whose translation is MFKQRHALTAAAAALVLCVSSAGCADTSEEVTLRLVAADYEVAAGRSDSTERYWAELVRAYEAAHPGITIEVEIVSWDHIDRQVADMVKAGKAPDMAQIASYAEFAEQGDLYRVDDLLSIPVEANFLPALAEEGRYRGKQYGMPFTSSTRLLFYNEKAFAQAGIDKPPTTWDELKDAAQQLKSRTGIAYPVAVPLGPEEAQIEAMAWMLGAGGGYTGLNGSYEIDSQKNIDSLNWVKENLVKTGLTGPVPPERLDRKDAYAAFVRGEVGMVNGHPSLLQPALAAGIKVGKVAVPGRDGESHSAPAVVDWIMAFKHDGHREEIGSFLDFVFSDENVREFAVRNNLLPVTVSVTQQLEADPRHRDLREFLHELPTSVLPPVGKTSWAAVGDSTKRTIGSAMTDKGSPAKALRKIADDAFMAEQARGE